The following coding sequences lie in one Flagellimonas eckloniae genomic window:
- a CDS encoding MATE family efflux transporter has translation MAKVSSDQLGTEPIGKLLIKQAVPASIGILVMSLNVLVDSIFVGNWIGSIAIAAINVVLPVSFFIAALGMAIGIGGSSIISRALGAENKEKALKTFGNQITLTLLVTISMVALGLYFVDDLIPAFGGKGTIFEPAKIYYTIILYGVPFLALCMMGNTVIRAEGKPKFAMIAMIIPSVGNLLMDYIFIYVFDWGMHGAAWATTVGYLLCFGYIFYFFLSKNSELKISLSHFGMNMPILKEIGSLGFVTLARQAVTSITYLLMNNILFNLGGEAMVAVYAIIGRMLMFALFPVFGVTQGFLPIAGFNYGALKYDRVKESIYTAIKYAALVATLVFIGLMVFPEAITSLFLSSREDLPAEELIANAFVLEHAPTAMRWVFAATPIIALQLIGAAYFQAVGKAIPALLLTLTRQGFFFIPLVLILPCFLGELGVWISFPIADVLATIVTGIYLRKEIRGLD, from the coding sequence ATGGCAAAAGTCTCCTCTGATCAATTAGGAACAGAGCCGATTGGCAAATTGCTGATCAAGCAAGCGGTACCCGCTTCCATAGGAATTTTAGTGATGTCCCTGAATGTTTTGGTGGATTCCATTTTCGTAGGAAATTGGATTGGCTCCATTGCCATAGCCGCCATTAATGTTGTGCTACCCGTATCCTTTTTTATTGCTGCATTGGGAATGGCAATCGGTATTGGCGGTTCCAGCATAATTTCCAGGGCACTGGGAGCTGAAAACAAAGAAAAAGCCCTTAAAACTTTTGGAAACCAGATTACACTGACCCTTTTGGTGACTATCAGTATGGTGGCTTTGGGGCTCTACTTTGTAGATGATCTTATACCTGCCTTTGGCGGTAAGGGAACCATCTTTGAACCCGCAAAAATTTATTATACCATTATTTTATACGGAGTACCATTTTTAGCACTTTGTATGATGGGCAATACGGTCATTAGGGCCGAAGGGAAACCAAAATTTGCCATGATTGCCATGATTATTCCTTCTGTTGGAAACCTGCTCATGGATTACATCTTTATCTATGTTTTTGACTGGGGGATGCATGGAGCAGCATGGGCAACAACAGTTGGTTACCTGCTCTGTTTTGGCTACATCTTCTATTTTTTTCTTTCTAAGAATTCAGAACTAAAAATAAGTCTATCACATTTTGGGATGAACATGCCAATTTTAAAAGAAATTGGTTCTCTTGGTTTTGTAACCTTGGCAAGACAGGCAGTTACCAGTATCACCTATTTGTTGATGAACAATATCTTGTTCAATTTAGGAGGCGAGGCCATGGTTGCTGTGTACGCTATTATTGGTAGAATGCTCATGTTTGCGCTATTCCCTGTTTTTGGTGTTACCCAAGGGTTTTTACCTATTGCAGGGTTTAATTATGGCGCTTTAAAATATGACCGCGTCAAAGAATCCATTTATACAGCTATTAAATATGCGGCTTTGGTAGCCACACTTGTATTCATAGGATTGATGGTCTTTCCAGAAGCCATAACATCATTGTTCCTAAGTAGCAGGGAAGATTTGCCTGCAGAAGAATTAATAGCCAATGCTTTTGTATTGGAACATGCCCCTACAGCAATGCGATGGGTCTTTGCGGCAACACCTATTATAGCATTACAATTAATCGGGGCTGCCTATTTTCAAGCTGTTGGAAAAGCAATCCCTGCCTTGCTTCTAACCTTAACGCGACAAGGATTCTTTTTTATTCCACTTGTTTTGATTTTACCCTGTTTTTTGGGAGAATTGGGAGTTTGGATATCTTTTCCAATTGCGGATGTTTTGGCAACAATAGTCACGGGGATTTATTTGCGGAAAGAAATACGCGGTTTGGACTAG
- the hemH gene encoding ferrochelatase, with product MKGVLLVNLGSPDSPTAKDVKPYLDEFLMDERVIDVPKWLRNIIVRGIILQTRPKKSAEAYSKIWWEEGSPLIVISERFAEKVKNQTEMPVALGMRYGSMTIKNALQELKDKGVDEVLLVPLYPQYAMSSFETVVVKTMEVQTAHFPEMEITTLPAFYNNPDYIEVLSKSIERGLEEFDYDHILFSYHGIPERHIRKSDPTKFHCKIDGSCCQTNSVAHHTCYRHQCFDTTEKVKAFLGLPEDKTSISFQSRLPNDPWLKPFTDFEFERLAKEGKTKLAVITPAFVSDCLETLEEIAMEGKDQFMEAGGESYIHIPCLNDNEEWVELMAKWVNDWQSKETLPV from the coding sequence ATGAAAGGAGTATTATTGGTTAATTTGGGTTCTCCAGATAGTCCAACCGCAAAAGATGTAAAACCATATTTGGATGAATTTTTGATGGATGAACGCGTTATTGATGTTCCCAAATGGTTGCGAAACATCATTGTTAGGGGAATCATATTACAGACGCGCCCAAAAAAATCTGCTGAAGCGTATTCCAAAATTTGGTGGGAAGAAGGTTCTCCATTGATTGTAATCTCAGAACGATTTGCTGAAAAAGTGAAGAATCAAACAGAAATGCCTGTTGCCCTTGGTATGCGTTATGGTTCAATGACCATCAAAAATGCGTTACAAGAATTAAAAGATAAAGGCGTGGATGAGGTACTGTTGGTTCCTTTGTATCCGCAATATGCAATGAGTTCTTTTGAAACCGTTGTGGTAAAAACCATGGAAGTGCAGACTGCACATTTTCCAGAAATGGAAATTACTACGCTACCGGCTTTTTACAACAATCCGGACTATATAGAAGTGCTTTCAAAAAGTATTGAAAGAGGACTTGAAGAGTTCGACTATGACCACATCCTGTTTTCGTATCATGGTATCCCGGAACGTCATATTCGAAAATCGGATCCAACAAAATTCCACTGTAAAATAGATGGAAGCTGTTGTCAAACAAATTCTGTGGCGCACCATACATGCTATCGTCACCAATGTTTTGATACTACAGAAAAAGTAAAAGCTTTTTTAGGATTGCCAGAGGATAAAACAAGTATTTCTTTTCAATCTAGGTTGCCCAATGATCCATGGCTAAAACCATTCACCGATTTTGAATTTGAACGTTTGGCAAAAGAGGGAAAGACAAAGTTGGCAGTAATTACCCCAGCATTTGTCTCTGATTGTTTGGAGACGTTGGAAGAAATTGCAATGGAAGGTAAGGACCAATTTATGGAAGCCGGCGGCGAATCCTATATTCACATCCCTTGTCTAAATGATAATGAGGAATGGGTGGAGCTAATGGCCAAATGGGTCAATGATTGGCAGTCCAAAGAAACCCTGCCCGTGTAG
- a CDS encoding N-acetylmuramoyl-L-alanine amidase-like domain-containing protein, translating to MLHRICIYLIFVFTLTLNSQITYSPLDSTLFYSKLTELKDDSIVEIGKSFLGTPYVEKTLEIGDKESIVINLRGFDCTTYVENVLAFGLMLQNNQTDFESFTENLKTIRYRNSVLDGYPSRLHYFTDWIKNNESKGLVKDITSSLGGIEVNKSINFMGTHRSLYPFLKNDKNFEDMLKVEKELAKQSLCILPQNQIENNEHLIQSGDIIALATSIKGLDVTHTGFAIRQNGRIHLLHASSSGSVRITEEPLVDYLRKIKNNIGIVVARPQ from the coding sequence ATGTTACATCGTATTTGCATCTATCTAATTTTTGTTTTCACGTTGACGTTGAATTCTCAAATTACTTACTCTCCATTGGATTCCACTTTGTTTTATTCAAAATTGACCGAGCTTAAGGACGATTCAATCGTAGAAATAGGAAAATCATTTTTAGGTACTCCGTACGTTGAAAAAACCTTGGAAATAGGTGACAAAGAAAGCATCGTAATAAATTTAAGAGGTTTTGATTGTACTACCTATGTTGAGAATGTTTTGGCCTTTGGTCTAATGCTCCAAAATAATCAAACCGACTTTGAAAGTTTTACGGAAAATTTAAAAACCATTCGGTATAGAAATAGCGTGTTAGATGGATACCCTTCTCGTTTGCACTACTTTACAGATTGGATCAAAAATAATGAAAGCAAGGGGTTGGTTAAGGATATTACATCGAGTCTAGGAGGAATTGAAGTGAATAAATCCATCAACTTTATGGGAACACATCGCTCTCTTTATCCTTTTTTAAAGAATGACAAGAATTTTGAGGATATGCTAAAAGTTGAAAAAGAGTTGGCGAAACAAAGTCTATGTATTTTACCTCAAAATCAAATTGAAAATAACGAACACCTTATTCAATCTGGAGACATCATAGCCTTGGCCACATCTATTAAGGGTTTGGATGTGACCCATACCGGCTTTGCTATTAGACAAAATGGAAGAATCCATCTACTACATGCTTCCAGTTCTGGGTCTGTTAGAATAACCGAAGAACCTTTGGTAGATTATTTAAGGAAAATAAAAAATAACATTGGTATCGTTGTAGCTAGGCCGCAATAG
- a CDS encoding ThuA domain-containing protein, which translates to MYNFYKSILNGLRFAIESTKAGIRNGLAAIVFILPVLSSCESDDVTTEAGSTSIRVLLFTKTSGFDHNTREESETMVQAIADQLGFEITVDNTGSEFDSASNLNNYDVIFFTNTSGDMLNASQRSNVESYAAQGGNFISNHAASDAYGHSTASSVSGNGKGVWDWYAENVTGCSVRNSPNHTSSGFGATVSIQNGNTELTNGISFPWSDNEEWYYWEDGYIDSSFTELLRVSDTGSNSYDDARMTAHYWNRADGGKSFYTSMGHAKGKYSDTEFVQLMTNAFAFMLP; encoded by the coding sequence ATGTATAATTTTTATAAGTCAATTTTGAATGGTCTCCGTTTTGCTATTGAATCAACCAAAGCAGGGATAAGAAATGGATTAGCGGCGATTGTATTTATACTACCTGTTTTAAGTTCCTGTGAATCGGACGATGTAACTACGGAAGCAGGCTCGACTTCAATAAGAGTTCTATTATTTACCAAGACAAGCGGCTTCGACCATAACACGAGAGAAGAAAGCGAAACTATGGTTCAAGCTATAGCTGACCAACTAGGATTTGAGATTACTGTGGACAACACAGGTAGTGAATTTGATTCAGCAAGTAACTTAAATAATTATGATGTTATTTTCTTTACCAATACTTCAGGTGATATGCTTAACGCTTCGCAAAGAAGTAATGTGGAATCCTATGCTGCCCAAGGAGGTAATTTTATTTCGAACCATGCAGCTAGTGATGCCTATGGGCATAGTACGGCGAGTTCTGTCAGTGGCAATGGAAAAGGGGTGTGGGATTGGTATGCAGAGAATGTAACCGGATGTAGTGTTAGAAACAGTCCGAACCATACTTCCTCAGGATTTGGCGCAACGGTAAGCATACAAAATGGAAATACTGAATTAACCAATGGAATTAGTTTTCCTTGGAGTGATAATGAAGAATGGTATTATTGGGAAGACGGATATATTGATTCATCTTTTACCGAGCTATTAAGGGTTTCAGATACAGGGTCTAATAGTTATGACGATGCTAGAATGACAGCGCATTATTGGAACAGGGCAGATGGAGGTAAATCTTTTTACACAAGTATGGGACACGCTAAAGGTAAATATTCAGATACTGAATTCGTTCAATTAATGACCAATGCATTTGCATTTATGCTGCCCTGA
- a CDS encoding AraC family transcriptional regulator: MENVAKGSYEEILVEDGFYILKIQNDTEEFNVIEREIDSSFIQFHFCLKGGSRFHFNQGNYHLEVSEENSLLLYNTQKDLPLNLNISPNTWLLSVIMTIRKFHSLFSNEANYIPFLSDDNKEKKYYSQEVVSPAIAVVLSQMMNYNLHPSIKELYVRGKVYELISLYFNKTKDADLEQCPFLADEDNVRRIKMAKEIMISRMVEPPTLDELSKEIGLSLKKLKEGFKQIYGDSVYGFLLDYKMEFARKMLETGAHNVNEVGLRVGYSTASHFIASFKKKYGTTPKKYLNSLV, encoded by the coding sequence ATGGAAAATGTCGCCAAAGGTTCATATGAGGAAATTCTGGTGGAAGATGGATTTTATATACTTAAAATTCAGAATGATACAGAAGAATTTAATGTAATTGAAAGGGAAATTGATAGCTCATTTATTCAATTTCATTTTTGTTTAAAGGGAGGGTCTCGCTTTCATTTTAATCAAGGAAATTATCATTTGGAAGTATCTGAGGAGAATTCCCTTTTGTTATACAATACACAGAAAGATTTGCCATTAAATTTGAATATTTCTCCCAATACTTGGTTGTTGTCTGTTATTATGACTATCAGAAAGTTTCACTCCCTTTTTTCCAATGAAGCCAATTATATTCCCTTTTTAAGTGATGACAATAAGGAAAAGAAATACTATTCACAGGAAGTTGTTTCTCCTGCAATTGCAGTAGTGCTAAGTCAAATGATGAATTATAATCTTCATCCATCCATTAAAGAATTATATGTAAGAGGAAAAGTATACGAGCTGATCTCGTTGTATTTTAATAAAACAAAAGATGCAGACTTGGAACAATGCCCCTTTTTAGCGGATGAAGACAATGTGCGCCGTATAAAAATGGCAAAAGAAATTATGATTTCCAGAATGGTGGAGCCACCAACATTAGATGAACTTTCTAAAGAAATTGGTCTAAGCTTGAAGAAATTAAAAGAAGGGTTTAAGCAAATCTATGGTGATTCGGTTTATGGTTTTTTGCTCGATTATAAGATGGAATTTGCCCGAAAAATGCTTGAAACAGGGGCACATAATGTAAACGAAGTTGGGCTTAGGGTAGGTTATAGTACGGCAAGTCATTTTATCGCATCCTTTAAAAAGAAATATGGGACCACACCCAAAAAGTATTTAAACAGCCTTGTTTGA
- the hemA gene encoding glutamyl-tRNA reductase, whose translation MRSYHISKHNSFYAIGLSYKKADAEVRGKFSLDVLGVDHIMVQAKEQGIDGLLVISTCNRTELYGFAQHPFQLIKLLCDQTLGNVEEFQEVAYVYKNHDAISHMFRVGTGLDSQILGDFEIISQIKQGFYRSKKQEMANPFLERLCNAVIQASKRIKNETELSSGATSVAFASVKYILNTISDISEKNILLFGTGKIGRNTCENLIKHSKNSHITLINRTREKAEVIAGKFDLTVKDYGDLQTEIRKADILVVATGAQLPTISKALIYPKKPLLILDLSVPKNVSDDVLELDNVSLVHLDQLSQITDDTLTKRKEFVPKAEAINEQVRKEFLKWLETRKFAPVINALKEKLKTMKAEEIDFHSKKLSDFNQDQAEIISERIIQKITKQFANHLKSSEVDTQDSLELIQKVFQLELDSK comes from the coding sequence ATGAGGAGTTACCACATTTCAAAACATAATTCTTTTTATGCTATTGGCTTAAGCTATAAAAAAGCGGATGCTGAAGTAAGAGGAAAATTCAGTCTAGATGTCCTTGGGGTTGACCACATTATGGTCCAGGCCAAGGAGCAAGGTATAGATGGTCTTTTGGTAATTTCCACCTGTAACCGAACAGAGTTATATGGTTTTGCACAACACCCTTTTCAACTTATTAAATTACTCTGTGATCAAACCCTAGGTAACGTGGAGGAGTTTCAAGAGGTTGCATACGTTTATAAAAACCATGATGCCATTTCACATATGTTTAGGGTAGGGACAGGTTTGGACAGTCAAATTTTAGGTGACTTTGAAATCATAAGCCAAATTAAGCAAGGTTTTTATCGTTCCAAAAAACAAGAGATGGCGAATCCGTTTCTTGAGCGTTTATGTAATGCCGTTATTCAAGCCAGTAAACGAATCAAGAATGAAACGGAATTATCATCGGGCGCTACATCCGTTGCTTTTGCCTCGGTAAAATATATTCTAAACACAATTTCAGATATCTCCGAAAAGAACATCCTACTTTTTGGCACGGGCAAAATAGGAAGAAATACCTGCGAAAACCTTATAAAACATTCTAAAAATTCCCATATTACCCTCATTAATAGAACTCGAGAAAAAGCTGAGGTCATAGCGGGGAAATTTGATTTAACCGTAAAAGATTACGGTGATTTACAGACCGAAATTAGAAAAGCCGATATTCTTGTTGTTGCTACGGGAGCTCAATTGCCCACAATTTCCAAAGCATTGATCTACCCAAAAAAGCCATTGCTCATTTTGGATCTTTCGGTGCCCAAAAACGTATCCGATGACGTTTTGGAATTGGATAATGTATCCTTGGTGCATTTGGACCAGCTTTCTCAAATTACGGATGATACCCTAACCAAAAGAAAAGAGTTTGTCCCCAAAGCAGAGGCTATCAATGAGCAGGTAAGAAAAGAGTTTTTAAAATGGTTGGAAACTAGAAAATTTGCCCCCGTCATTAATGCGCTCAAAGAGAAACTCAAAACAATGAAGGCCGAAGAAATTGACTTTCATTCAAAAAAATTATCCGACTTTAATCAAGATCAAGCCGAAATAATTTCGGAACGTATTATTCAAAAAATCACAAAACAGTTTGCTAACCATTTAAAGAGTTCCGAAGTTGATACACAAGATAGTTTGGAACTTATTCAAAAGGTTTTTCAGTTAGAACTTGATTCAAAATGA
- the hemC gene encoding hydroxymethylbilane synthase: protein MSKIIRIGTRDSELALWQATTVQQKIEALGFDATLIPIKSTGDQVLDKPLYELGITGIFTKTLDVALLKGQIDIAVHSMKDVPTQLPKGIVQTAVLERAVTSDILVHKGSEFLESEKPATIATGSLRRKAQWLHKYPHHKVVDLRGNVNSRLLKLIENDWSGAIFAHAGLERIKLLPKDAISLDWMIPAPAQGAMLIVALEKDEFSKDVTQKLNHHNSEITTTIEREFLRTLEGGCTAPIGALATIKDESINFIGTVFSLDGKQKIDIKKNVPVQSAKGFGEQCAKDVLNKGGAKLMESIRNENSTLH from the coding sequence ATGAGCAAGATCATAAGAATCGGAACCCGCGATAGCGAATTGGCATTGTGGCAGGCAACAACTGTACAACAAAAAATTGAAGCCCTTGGTTTTGATGCCACTTTGATTCCAATAAAATCCACCGGCGATCAAGTTTTGGACAAACCACTTTATGAACTTGGAATAACCGGAATTTTCACCAAAACATTAGATGTTGCTTTATTAAAAGGTCAGATTGATATTGCCGTGCATTCCATGAAAGATGTACCTACCCAATTACCAAAAGGAATTGTTCAAACGGCTGTTCTGGAACGGGCCGTTACCAGCGATATATTGGTTCATAAGGGCTCAGAATTTTTGGAATCTGAAAAACCAGCTACAATTGCCACTGGGAGCTTGCGGAGAAAAGCACAATGGTTACATAAATACCCTCACCACAAGGTTGTGGATTTGAGAGGCAATGTTAACTCTAGACTTCTAAAGCTTATTGAGAATGATTGGAGCGGTGCTATTTTTGCCCATGCAGGTTTGGAACGCATAAAGCTATTGCCTAAAGATGCCATATCCCTCGATTGGATGATTCCAGCGCCAGCCCAGGGAGCGATGCTAATCGTTGCTTTGGAGAAAGATGAATTTTCCAAGGATGTTACTCAAAAGCTAAACCATCACAACTCTGAAATTACGACCACAATTGAACGAGAATTTTTAAGGACCTTGGAAGGTGGCTGTACCGCTCCAATTGGAGCTTTGGCTACCATAAAAGATGAATCCATTAATTTTATTGGAACAGTATTCTCATTGGACGGAAAACAAAAAATTGACATAAAAAAGAACGTTCCTGTTCAATCCGCCAAAGGGTTTGGAGAGCAGTGTGCAAAAGATGTTTTAAACAAGGGAGGGGCTAAACTCATGGAAAGTATACGAAATGAAAACAGCACTCTCCACTAA
- a CDS encoding uroporphyrinogen-III synthase → MKTALSTKILSPSQKELFLNSGLGLVEYNALKIEFLDTLIPLHYQNYIFTSKNAVKAFLNHSKKTDHSNCNAFCVGEKTKTILEENDIKIIKTTENASDLADFIVKNHKNDEFLFLCGNMRREELPEILSKNNIRYAEVEVYKTHLEIRKFNRSFDGILFFSPSGFKSYAQENSILKSMAFCIGSTTAAEAKKYTDQIIIANKPTVENVLVQAIKHFKKYD, encoded by the coding sequence ATGAAAACAGCACTCTCCACTAAAATACTTTCACCTTCACAAAAGGAATTGTTCTTAAACTCTGGGCTTGGCCTAGTTGAGTATAATGCATTGAAAATTGAATTTTTGGACACCTTAATTCCCCTTCACTATCAAAACTATATTTTCACAAGTAAAAATGCTGTAAAAGCTTTTTTGAACCACTCAAAAAAAACAGACCATTCAAATTGCAATGCATTTTGTGTAGGGGAAAAGACGAAGACTATACTTGAAGAAAATGACATTAAAATCATAAAAACTACTGAAAATGCATCAGATTTAGCTGATTTCATTGTAAAAAATCATAAAAACGATGAGTTTTTGTTTTTATGTGGAAACATGAGAAGAGAAGAATTACCAGAAATATTATCAAAAAATAACATTCGGTATGCTGAAGTAGAAGTATATAAGACCCATTTAGAAATTAGAAAGTTCAATCGGTCTTTTGATGGTATACTTTTTTTTAGTCCAAGCGGGTTTAAAAGTTACGCCCAGGAAAATTCAATTTTAAAAAGTATGGCCTTTTGCATTGGGAGTACTACCGCCGCCGAAGCAAAGAAATATACAGATCAGATAATAATCGCGAATAAACCAACAGTGGAAAACGTGTTGGTTCAAGCTATAAAACATTTTAAAAAGTATGATTAA
- the hemE gene encoding uroporphyrinogen decarboxylase, with product MIKNDLFLRALKGETLDRPPVWMMRQAGRYLPEFMELKEKYDFFTRCQTPELASEITVQPIRRYGMDAAILFSDILVIPQAMNIEVEMKPNFGPYLPNPIRTVEDLDRVVVPNIQDSLGYVLDAISMTKEKLQDEIPLIGFAGSPWTILCYCVEGQGSKSFDKARGFCFTQPEAAHQLLQKITDTTIAYLKAKVKAGVNAVQIFDSWGGMLSPVDYQEFSWKYIQQIVDALKDEAPVIVFGKGCWFALKEMSQSGASALGVDWTCSAQNARYLTGGKITLQGNFDPARLLSPPEVIKNMVTQMIREFGKDRYVVNLGHGILPHIPLENAKAFIDAVKDYSE from the coding sequence ATGATTAAAAACGACTTGTTTCTAAGGGCTTTAAAAGGTGAAACATTAGATAGACCTCCTGTTTGGATGATGCGACAGGCCGGCCGTTATCTTCCAGAGTTTATGGAACTAAAAGAGAAGTACGATTTCTTTACTCGTTGCCAAACACCCGAATTAGCTTCAGAAATAACTGTACAGCCCATTAGGCGTTATGGAATGGATGCAGCTATCCTATTCAGCGATATTCTGGTGATTCCGCAAGCCATGAACATCGAGGTGGAAATGAAACCCAACTTTGGTCCTTATTTACCTAATCCCATAAGAACCGTTGAAGATTTGGACAGGGTTGTTGTCCCCAACATTCAAGATTCTCTAGGCTATGTATTGGATGCCATAAGCATGACTAAGGAAAAATTGCAAGATGAAATTCCATTGATCGGTTTTGCAGGATCTCCGTGGACTATACTTTGTTATTGTGTTGAGGGACAGGGAAGCAAAAGTTTTGATAAAGCTCGCGGATTTTGTTTTACACAACCCGAAGCTGCTCATCAACTACTTCAAAAAATAACAGATACTACTATTGCTTATCTAAAAGCAAAGGTGAAAGCTGGTGTAAATGCCGTCCAAATTTTTGATTCTTGGGGCGGAATGCTATCCCCTGTGGACTATCAGGAGTTTTCATGGAAATACATTCAACAAATTGTGGATGCATTAAAAGATGAAGCTCCCGTAATTGTCTTTGGAAAAGGCTGCTGGTTTGCGCTAAAAGAAATGTCTCAATCGGGAGCTTCAGCTCTAGGTGTGGATTGGACTTGTTCTGCGCAAAATGCACGTTACCTAACTGGAGGAAAAATAACCTTACAAGGAAATTTTGATCCTGCTCGACTACTTTCCCCTCCAGAAGTGATAAAGAACATGGTAACTCAAATGATTCGCGAATTTGGAAAAGACAGATACGTGGTCAATTTGGGTCATGGTATCCTACCGCACATACCATTAGAAAATGCAAAGGCATTTATTGATGCCGTGAAAGACTACTCGGAATAA
- a CDS encoding GNAT family N-acetyltransferase: MQFDFDNYSISPIQEKDAWRLCDFVVSNSERLKAYFPQTLQQNLTPTLAELFVSKKAKEFLNRTEYLFTIKENTNRTIAGLVYVKELHKIKHQGELAYCVGYQYEGKGIVTRAIQKIIPWCFTEVALNTLQIIVHDSNLASKRIAEKNKFVWKKTLPKEHTTGSGEHLDMELYELHNPKQ, translated from the coding sequence ATGCAATTTGATTTTGACAACTATAGCATAAGTCCCATCCAAGAAAAAGACGCTTGGAGGCTTTGTGATTTTGTGGTGTCAAACTCGGAACGCCTTAAAGCCTATTTTCCACAGACCTTACAACAAAATCTCACCCCTACTTTGGCAGAATTATTTGTTTCAAAAAAGGCCAAAGAATTTTTAAACCGTACCGAGTATCTCTTTACAATAAAAGAAAATACCAATAGGACAATTGCTGGGCTCGTTTATGTAAAAGAACTACATAAGATTAAACATCAAGGGGAGTTGGCCTATTGTGTCGGATATCAATATGAGGGAAAAGGCATTGTCACTCGAGCTATTCAAAAAATAATCCCGTGGTGCTTTACTGAAGTGGCGTTAAACACGCTGCAAATTATTGTTCACGACAGCAATTTGGCCAGCAAAAGGATTGCGGAGAAAAATAAATTTGTTTGGAAAAAAACCTTGCCTAAAGAACATACCACGGGCTCCGGCGAACATCTAGACATGGAACTTTATGAACTCCATAATCCAAAACAATGA
- a CDS encoding DUF6973 domain-containing protein: MKLIKQLKRLDFKSILTLLRLCFRFPFFVFPTLSATKKCMSISTEHYGRKHYKNGPANAFRHALWNYVIAKKCSFITSNKATLLMWAKKITDWHEHAFPNRELAKKMDLHNNEVGRFIFSEYSLKTEYEVIKILKKMTLISVKVDSSSNFDDFKNRLVHIIND; the protein is encoded by the coding sequence ATGAAACTAATTAAACAGCTAAAAAGGCTAGATTTTAAAAGCATCTTAACACTGCTAAGATTATGTTTTAGATTTCCATTTTTTGTTTTTCCAACCCTATCAGCAACCAAAAAATGTATGTCAATTTCAACAGAACATTATGGCCGGAAACATTATAAAAATGGTCCCGCAAATGCTTTCAGACATGCACTTTGGAACTATGTAATAGCTAAAAAATGTAGTTTCATAACCTCAAATAAAGCTACATTGCTTATGTGGGCAAAAAAAATAACGGATTGGCATGAGCATGCATTTCCCAATCGTGAATTGGCAAAAAAAATGGACTTGCATAACAATGAAGTTGGAAGGTTCATCTTTTCAGAATATTCGCTTAAAACAGAATATGAAGTGATAAAAATTCTAAAAAAAATGACACTGATATCTGTAAAAGTGGATTCCAGTTCCAACTTTGATGATTTTAAGAATAGACTGGTTCATATTATTAACGACTGA